The Nitrospira sp. genome contains a region encoding:
- a CDS encoding cytochrome C554, whose protein sequence is MNRRIVFAFAAAAVFLVVAGTASAEGTFEGRKKCFNCHKGEGEAWEKTLHGKAMESLKPSRGKKKDEAMVKAKLDPKKDYTKDKDCVGCHVDGFGKEGGYVIEEPEKFLTGVGCESCHGAGSDYRKIHRKAGEAFEKSQKTMERANLVEAGQEFEFQEKCNACHLNYEGSPWKGVKKPYTPFTPKVDKKYEFDFEKSVRDDKAMHAHFKLAGTFTGPPMPKFHEEFQKSAKPPVKSDKAGEE, encoded by the coding sequence GTGAATCGTCGCATTGTGTTCGCATTTGCCGCTGCGGCGGTATTTCTAGTAGTAGCAGGGACAGCCTCCGCCGAAGGGACATTTGAAGGCCGGAAAAAGTGCTTCAACTGTCACAAAGGCGAGGGCGAGGCGTGGGAAAAGACTCTCCATGGTAAGGCCATGGAGTCGCTCAAGCCCAGCAGAGGCAAGAAGAAGGACGAGGCGATGGTCAAGGCCAAGCTGGACCCCAAGAAGGACTATACCAAAGACAAGGATTGCGTTGGATGCCACGTTGATGGGTTCGGTAAGGAAGGCGGCTACGTCATCGAAGAACCGGAGAAGTTCTTGACCGGTGTGGGTTGCGAATCCTGCCACGGGGCCGGTAGCGATTACCGGAAGATTCATAGAAAGGCAGGGGAAGCTTTTGAAAAGTCCCAGAAGACGATGGAGCGGGCCAATCTTGTTGAGGCTGGCCAGGAGTTTGAGTTTCAGGAGAAGTGCAATGCCTGCCACTTGAACTATGAAGGATCGCCATGGAAAGGTGTGAAGAAGCCGTACACTCCATTCACACCCAAGGTGGATAAGAAGTATGAATTTGATTTTGAAAAGTCCGTCCGTGATGACAAGGCCATGCATGCGCATTTCAAGTTGGCCGGCACCTTTACAGGGCCACCGATGCCAAAGTTCCATGAAGAGTTCCAGAAGTCAGCCAAGCCTCCGGTGAAGTCCGACAAGGCTGGGGAAGAATAG
- the haoB gene encoding hydroxylamine oxidation protein HaoB produces the protein MTGGLFLSGWVAYLWFKPAPAPYSYHLVDEGPVTKFDNLALQNWPDLKVSKYEIRVQSVDKPIAIAYRASRGAGSSVFLNWENLLSEPVGAMGGDLPELAAVAVDITKHVPEGAALLAWWDTSRQLGLLSDRHTVFTSHLGQPLITPSYWKERTEVISKYERQFWGAEGSAEEQKRFQNFADILASEPSKGAAMLREFVGSQEAYIVVHPADLYKLGLMRPDRLDIAFKDFPLTGNVHGLVGQVKAWMKENGYDTYTLQSLSEKAVRAYFLNESKKGKTLLSQMLPLMNSKPVDFEALQVVHKQGGYWVYKIPSASSGANDNKP, from the coding sequence GTGACGGGAGGTCTTTTTCTGAGCGGATGGGTTGCGTATCTTTGGTTTAAGCCAGCGCCTGCTCCATATAGCTATCACCTTGTGGACGAAGGTCCCGTCACAAAGTTTGACAACCTTGCGTTGCAAAACTGGCCGGACTTGAAAGTCAGTAAATACGAAATTCGCGTTCAATCGGTGGATAAACCCATCGCCATTGCCTATCGAGCAAGTAGAGGAGCTGGATCGTCGGTTTTCCTAAATTGGGAGAATCTACTTTCTGAACCAGTCGGGGCGATGGGAGGAGATCTTCCGGAATTGGCTGCAGTCGCTGTCGATATTACAAAGCATGTTCCAGAAGGCGCCGCCCTTCTCGCCTGGTGGGACACGTCGCGTCAACTCGGGCTGTTATCCGATCGACATACTGTCTTCACATCTCATCTGGGGCAGCCTTTGATCACCCCTTCTTATTGGAAGGAACGAACTGAGGTCATCAGCAAGTACGAACGACAGTTCTGGGGAGCGGAAGGATCCGCCGAAGAGCAGAAAAGGTTCCAGAATTTTGCGGATATATTAGCCTCTGAGCCGAGCAAAGGGGCAGCCATGCTTCGAGAATTTGTCGGCTCTCAGGAAGCCTATATCGTCGTTCACCCTGCTGACCTCTATAAGCTTGGCCTCATGCGGCCGGATCGGCTCGACATTGCATTTAAGGATTTTCCTTTGACGGGTAACGTCCATGGACTGGTTGGGCAGGTCAAGGCATGGATGAAGGAGAATGGTTACGATACCTATACGCTCCAGTCTCTGTCAGAAAAAGCGGTGCGTGCCTACTTCTTAAATGAAAGTAAAAAAGGGAAGACACTCCTGTCCCAAATGCTCCCGCTAATGAATTCAAAGCCGGTTGATTTTGAAGCATTGCAAGTTGTCCATAAGCAAGGCGGATATTGGGTCTACAAAATTCCATCTGCCTCAAGCGGTGCGAATGACAATAAACCCTAA
- a CDS encoding hydroxylamine reductase produces MKKSAHCLSNGRSTTVGVKHLVKYALVVCGVLVAAQAQADFPTVPKETYEALKIERSASPKELYEALLKRYMDPAQNGVGKGKYGEYWQPVSFSKYFDPHTFYKPPQAVKEVASREQCVKCHTDESPGWVAAWKKSTHANLDKIRKLTPKDETFYKKAKLEAIEDNLRSIGKLGKGENLKEVGCIDCHFDINTKNKADHRKDIKLATADTCGTCHLQEFAERESERDTITWPKDQWPKGRPSHALDYRANVEVEVYAGMPQREIADGCTGCHVNQNKCDTCHARHEFSAAESRKPEVCAQCHSGADHNNWEAYNLSKHGLKYQRDKAHWNFNIPIKDAIGKGAATAPTCQYCHMEYQGKIAHNVVRKVRWANYPFVPGIRENIKTDWAEKRNDAWVKTCTQCHSETYARAWLEFMDNGTFSGLDKYDEAHHTVEEQYKAGLLTGQKTNRPAPPAPETDGFEKFFQIYWSKGNNPAANELKLFEMAEDHLVQLHVSLAHQYWGYTYTVGWAAMNRAYVEIMDDDTRLKENLALQARVAKLESQVKHSMLDLDSETGKLSLGGIGGGMMLAGTIAIAGWRRRGRKER; encoded by the coding sequence ATGAAGAAAAGTGCGCACTGCCTCTCAAACGGAAGGAGTACTACTGTGGGAGTCAAGCATTTGGTGAAGTATGCCCTGGTGGTTTGCGGCGTGTTGGTCGCCGCACAAGCGCAGGCGGATTTTCCCACCGTGCCGAAGGAGACGTATGAGGCGCTGAAGATCGAGCGCTCGGCGTCGCCGAAGGAGCTGTACGAAGCGCTGCTGAAGCGGTACATGGATCCGGCGCAGAACGGGGTCGGGAAGGGCAAGTACGGGGAATATTGGCAACCCGTCTCTTTCAGTAAGTACTTTGATCCGCACACCTTCTATAAGCCGCCGCAAGCGGTGAAAGAAGTGGCGAGCCGCGAGCAATGCGTCAAGTGCCACACCGACGAGTCCCCGGGCTGGGTGGCCGCGTGGAAGAAGAGCACCCACGCGAACCTGGACAAGATCCGCAAGCTCACGCCGAAAGACGAGACTTTCTATAAGAAAGCCAAGCTGGAGGCCATTGAGGACAACCTGCGCTCGATCGGCAAGCTCGGCAAGGGCGAGAACCTCAAAGAAGTCGGTTGCATCGATTGCCACTTCGACATCAACACCAAGAACAAAGCCGATCACCGCAAAGACATCAAGTTGGCGACTGCCGACACCTGCGGCACCTGCCACTTACAGGAGTTTGCGGAACGCGAGTCGGAGCGGGACACCATCACGTGGCCGAAGGATCAATGGCCGAAGGGCCGGCCGTCCCATGCGTTGGACTATCGCGCCAACGTCGAAGTGGAAGTCTATGCGGGCATGCCGCAGCGGGAAATCGCCGACGGCTGCACGGGCTGCCACGTCAATCAGAACAAGTGCGACACCTGCCATGCGCGGCATGAGTTCTCCGCCGCCGAATCCCGCAAGCCGGAAGTCTGCGCCCAGTGCCACAGCGGGGCCGACCACAACAACTGGGAAGCCTACAACCTGTCCAAACATGGCTTGAAGTATCAACGCGACAAAGCGCATTGGAACTTCAACATCCCCATCAAGGATGCGATCGGCAAAGGGGCGGCTACCGCGCCGACCTGTCAGTACTGCCACATGGAATATCAGGGCAAGATCGCCCACAACGTGGTGCGGAAAGTTCGCTGGGCCAACTATCCCTTCGTGCCCGGCATCCGCGAGAACATCAAGACCGACTGGGCCGAAAAGCGCAACGATGCCTGGGTGAAGACCTGTACGCAATGTCACTCCGAGACGTACGCCCGGGCATGGTTGGAGTTCATGGACAACGGGACCTTCTCCGGCTTGGATAAGTACGATGAAGCCCATCATACCGTCGAAGAGCAGTACAAGGCGGGCCTGTTGACCGGGCAGAAGACCAACCGTCCGGCGCCGCCCGCGCCGGAGACCGATGGGTTTGAGAAGTTCTTCCAGATTTATTGGTCGAAGGGCAACAACCCGGCGGCCAATGAGTTGAAGCTATTCGAAATGGCGGAAGATCACCTGGTGCAATTGCACGTGAGCTTGGCCCACCAATATTGGGGCTACACCTATACGGTGGGATGGGCGGCCATGAATCGGGCCTATGTCGAAATCATGGATGACGACACGCGGCTGAAAGAGAATCTCGCCCTCCAAGCACGGGTGGCGAAGCTTGAGAGTCAGGTTAAGCACAGCATGCTGGATCTGGACAGTGAAACCGGCAAGCTCTCCCTCGGCGGGATCGGGGGCGGGATGATGTTGGCCGGGACGATTGCGATTGCCGGATGGCGGAGGCGTGGAAGGAAGGAGCGTTGA
- the ccmI gene encoding c-type cytochrome biogenesis protein CcmI, translating to MTATFWFIVSAMTLCVLALLLRPLLKRPSESTSEQEKTLPIYRQQFSELEQDRANGLLTEDQYRTARSELDRRVLEETGAMGAPAAPTGGVLNLRFVALLLGMLIPAASGVLYWTLGNPAAMTHPAVPTMASQGGPGDDAQMADSLNSLIEQLRKRLEQNPNDAVGWGLLARSYMAMERYADAVPIFEKATKLDPNNASLLADYADALGVHQGRKLDGKPETLIQKALKLEPHNVKALMLSGTIAYNRKDFARAAKEWEDAHAHLPPDDQESSDQLKASIAEAKRHLGGGPSMNMLVANPPMEQAKPAKPAAQSGQSRAITGKVVLGPNLAGKASLPDTLFVFAKDVAGPPMPVSIVRASKKDLPFTFRLDDSTSPMPSRKLSDIDTVVIVARLSKSGKAMAESGDLEGMSQPIKPGTENITVVIDRERP from the coding sequence ATGACCGCTACATTCTGGTTTATCGTCTCGGCCATGACTCTATGCGTCCTGGCGCTTCTTTTGAGACCGTTGTTGAAACGCCCGTCCGAGTCTACCAGTGAACAAGAGAAAACCTTGCCCATCTACCGGCAGCAATTCTCGGAATTGGAGCAGGATCGCGCCAACGGTTTGTTGACGGAGGACCAGTATCGAACGGCGCGAAGTGAACTGGATCGCCGTGTATTGGAAGAGACGGGCGCAATGGGAGCGCCGGCCGCACCCACCGGAGGAGTGTTGAATCTCCGGTTCGTCGCCCTCTTGCTGGGTATGCTCATTCCGGCTGCCAGCGGCGTGCTTTATTGGACATTGGGCAATCCTGCCGCGATGACGCACCCGGCGGTTCCCACGATGGCTTCACAAGGCGGACCGGGCGATGATGCTCAGATGGCGGATAGTCTCAATTCGCTGATCGAGCAGTTGAGAAAGAGGCTCGAGCAGAATCCGAACGATGCAGTAGGGTGGGGGCTCTTAGCGCGATCCTATATGGCCATGGAACGGTACGCCGATGCGGTGCCGATTTTTGAGAAGGCGACGAAGCTCGATCCCAATAACGCGAGTCTCCTGGCCGACTACGCCGATGCGCTCGGTGTTCATCAAGGGCGCAAGCTGGATGGAAAACCGGAAACCTTGATTCAAAAGGCGTTGAAGCTTGAACCTCACAATGTGAAGGCGCTTATGTTGTCAGGGACGATCGCGTACAACCGAAAAGATTTTGCGCGCGCCGCCAAGGAGTGGGAAGATGCGCATGCCCATCTTCCTCCCGACGACCAGGAGTCATCCGACCAGCTGAAGGCCAGTATTGCCGAAGCCAAACGGCATCTCGGCGGCGGTCCCAGTATGAACATGTTGGTGGCAAATCCTCCAATGGAACAGGCCAAGCCCGCCAAACCGGCGGCGCAATCCGGACAGTCGCGTGCGATTACGGGTAAGGTGGTGTTAGGGCCGAATCTGGCCGGTAAAGCGTCTCTCCCGGATACCTTATTTGTGTTTGCGAAAGATGTGGCCGGCCCTCCGATGCCGGTGTCAATCGTACGGGCGTCGAAAAAAGATTTACCGTTTACATTTCGACTCGACGATTCCACCAGTCCCATGCCGTCAAGGAAATTATCCGACATCGACACAGTGGTGATCGTCGCACGCTTGTCGAAGTCCGGAAAAGCGATGGCTGAGAGCGGTGATCTGGAAGGCATGAGTCAGCCGATCAAGCCCGGGACAGAAAACATCACCGTGGTCATCGATCGAGAGCGACCGTAG
- a CDS encoding cytochrome c-type biogenesis protein CcmH, with product MIWLAFIMVLASGPAWAGEARPLADDPVAEARLKHLAVELRCLVCQNQTLADSNAPLAEDLRREVREMIAKDMSDKEIIDFLVERYGDFVLYRPPLKATTSLLWVGPFVLLAIGATALVVSLRRRSTKVIDVPVTDEEHRRVEQLLSEGGKRS from the coding sequence ATGATCTGGTTGGCGTTCATCATGGTGCTTGCCTCCGGGCCGGCGTGGGCCGGAGAAGCTCGGCCATTGGCCGACGATCCCGTCGCTGAAGCCCGGCTGAAACATCTCGCCGTCGAGCTTCGATGTTTGGTCTGTCAGAATCAAACACTGGCCGATTCCAATGCGCCGCTGGCAGAAGACCTCCGCCGTGAAGTGCGGGAAATGATCGCCAAAGACATGAGCGACAAGGAAATCATCGATTTTCTCGTCGAGCGCTATGGAGATTTCGTGCTCTATCGGCCGCCGCTTAAGGCGACGACCTCGCTCCTCTGGGTGGGACCGTTCGTCTTATTGGCCATCGGCGCAACCGCGCTCGTCGTGAGTCTGCGGCGTCGCTCGACCAAGGTGATCGATGTGCCGGTGACGGACGAAGAGCATCGACGAGTCGAACAACTATTGTCAGAAGGAGGCAAGCGTTCATGA
- a CDS encoding DsbE family thiol:disulfide interchange protein has translation MSRFLLPLSIFVVVVGFLGIGLTLNPREIPSPLIGKAAPDFSQPQLYNQEQVFSPADMKGKVWLLNFWASWCSGCKTEHPVLMELARSGEVPIYGMDYKDRREEALSWLQRWGNPYPIVGVDDAGRVGINYGVYGVPETYVIDKQGMIRYKQIGPLDPDTVAKKIIPLVKQLESQ, from the coding sequence ATGAGTCGGTTTCTTCTGCCCTTGTCTATCTTCGTCGTGGTCGTCGGTTTTCTGGGTATCGGACTGACGCTCAATCCACGAGAGATTCCCTCTCCATTGATCGGAAAGGCTGCGCCGGATTTCTCTCAGCCTCAGCTGTACAATCAGGAGCAGGTGTTTTCACCGGCAGATATGAAAGGCAAGGTCTGGTTGCTGAACTTCTGGGCATCCTGGTGCAGCGGCTGTAAGACCGAACACCCGGTGTTGATGGAGCTGGCCAGGTCCGGTGAGGTCCCGATTTATGGCATGGATTACAAGGATCGACGGGAAGAAGCCTTGAGCTGGTTGCAGCGTTGGGGGAATCCCTATCCGATCGTCGGCGTGGATGATGCGGGGCGAGTCGGCATCAATTATGGAGTGTACGGGGTTCCGGAGACCTACGTCATCGACAAGCAGGGCATGATCCGCTATAAGCAGATCGGACCGTTGGATCCCGACACGGTGGCCAAGAAAATTATCCCGCTCGTGAAGCAGTTGGAATCACAATGA
- a CDS encoding heme lyase CcmF/NrfE family subunit — MIPEIGHFALILALCVAVVQGTLPIYGAAIGNSALMSIAKPAARGQFLLVLTAFCCLGYAFADKDFSVLYVAATSNSQLPLHYRLAAIWGAHEGSLLLWTLILTVWMFAVTLFSAHLPETMRSRILGVMGLVSLGFLLFMLTVSNPFERLIPAAPDGRDLNPLLQDPGMVIHPPMLYMGYVGFSVAFAFAIAALLGGNLDAAWARWSRPWTTVAWCFLTVGIAMGSGWAYYELGWGGWWFWDPVENASFMPWLAGTALVHSLAVTDKRGGFKVWTVLLAIMAFSLSLLGTFLVRSGVLTSVHAFATDPKRGLFILAFLAIVIGGSLILYAWRAPRVGLGGSFAIASREGMLLANNVLLVAAMGSVLLGTLYPLFLDALDLGKISVGPPYFDSVFVPLMAPALFLMGIGPLAQWKKADLPDLAKRLRWAFGVSIATAIALPFVIGTWTPLLSLGLLLAIWIVTTAIVGLRERLTHVDGQGLAGRLAAVPRSYWGMLVAHCGIAVFVVGVTMVKGFETEKDVRMNVGETATIGGYTFRFDGAQDVMGPNYTAARGTFRVSLDGREAAVLYPEKRRYPVQNQIMTEAAIDPGLLRDLYVSLGEPLDDGAWSVRLYHKPFVDWIWGGCLIMALGGVLAVSDRRYRLAWRRQEPAVPASTRPARRKVA, encoded by the coding sequence ATGATCCCTGAAATCGGTCATTTTGCCTTGATCCTCGCGCTCTGCGTCGCGGTGGTGCAGGGAACTCTCCCCATCTATGGTGCCGCAATCGGGAACTCGGCCCTCATGTCGATCGCCAAGCCTGCGGCGCGCGGGCAATTTCTTTTGGTCTTAACGGCATTTTGCTGTCTTGGTTACGCGTTTGCCGATAAAGATTTTTCTGTGTTGTATGTCGCGGCGACGTCGAATTCCCAACTCCCGCTGCATTATCGTCTCGCGGCCATTTGGGGCGCTCATGAAGGGTCGCTTCTGTTGTGGACTCTCATCTTGACCGTCTGGATGTTTGCAGTCACGCTCTTCTCCGCTCATCTTCCCGAAACGATGCGCTCACGCATCCTCGGGGTCATGGGCTTGGTCAGCTTGGGATTTCTCCTGTTCATGTTGACGGTTTCGAATCCATTCGAGCGGTTGATTCCGGCCGCTCCGGATGGACGTGACCTGAATCCCCTCTTGCAAGACCCTGGGATGGTCATCCATCCGCCGATGCTCTATATGGGGTATGTCGGTTTCTCGGTGGCGTTTGCGTTCGCGATCGCCGCGTTGCTGGGGGGTAACCTTGATGCCGCCTGGGCGCGCTGGTCCCGGCCATGGACCACGGTCGCGTGGTGCTTTCTGACCGTTGGAATCGCGATGGGGAGCGGCTGGGCCTATTACGAGTTGGGATGGGGAGGGTGGTGGTTCTGGGACCCGGTTGAAAACGCCTCATTCATGCCGTGGCTGGCCGGTACGGCCCTGGTCCATTCGCTGGCCGTGACGGACAAACGAGGTGGATTCAAGGTGTGGACCGTGCTTCTTGCCATTATGGCATTTTCCTTAAGCCTCCTCGGAACGTTTCTCGTGCGCTCCGGTGTCTTGACCTCCGTCCACGCCTTTGCCACCGATCCAAAACGAGGTCTCTTCATCCTGGCCTTTCTGGCCATCGTCATCGGGGGGTCGTTGATCCTCTACGCGTGGAGGGCTCCGCGTGTGGGATTGGGTGGGAGTTTCGCGATAGCCTCCAGAGAAGGGATGCTGTTGGCCAACAATGTGTTGCTGGTCGCGGCCATGGGCTCGGTCTTGCTGGGGACGTTGTATCCTTTGTTCCTGGATGCCTTGGATCTCGGGAAAATTTCCGTCGGGCCCCCGTATTTCGACTCGGTATTTGTTCCATTGATGGCGCCGGCGCTCTTCCTAATGGGGATCGGTCCGCTGGCCCAATGGAAGAAGGCCGACTTACCTGATCTGGCCAAGCGGTTGCGTTGGGCTTTCGGTGTGAGCATTGCGACGGCGATTGCCTTACCGTTTGTCATCGGAACATGGACTCCTTTGTTGAGTCTCGGTCTTCTGCTCGCGATTTGGATCGTCACGACTGCGATAGTCGGTTTGCGCGAGCGACTGACCCACGTCGACGGCCAAGGTCTCGCCGGTCGCCTGGCTGCGGTGCCCCGATCGTACTGGGGCATGCTCGTGGCGCACTGTGGCATTGCGGTCTTTGTCGTCGGCGTCACGATGGTGAAGGGATTCGAAACTGAAAAGGATGTACGGATGAACGTGGGGGAGACGGCGACCATCGGTGGCTATACGTTCCGGTTCGATGGCGCACAAGACGTCATGGGTCCGAACTATACGGCGGCGCGTGGCACCTTCCGTGTGAGTCTGGATGGTCGCGAAGCCGCGGTCTTGTATCCGGAGAAGCGGCGTTACCCCGTTCAGAATCAAATCATGACCGAAGCCGCCATCGATCCGGGGCTGCTGCGTGACCTTTATGTTTCCTTAGGCGAACCGCTCGATGATGGAGCCTGGAGCGTGCGGCTCTACCACAAGCCGTTTGTAGATTGGATTTGGGGCGGATGTCTGATTATGGCGTTGGGCGGCGTGCTGGCCGTCAGTGATCGCCGGTACCGACTTGCCTGGCGCCGACAAGAGCCGGCCGTGCCTGCTTCGACACGTCCGGCTAGGCGAAAAGTGGCATGA
- the ccmE gene encoding cytochrome c maturation protein CcmE, with protein sequence MKPRHKRFAFIGLGLLVLGVATVLILNAFQSNLVFFFTPTQVVGGEAPKGRSFRIGGMVEDGSLVRDNDGLTVHFIVTDTAKRVPVTYKGILPDLFKEGKGAVAQGQLVADGTFVASEVLAKHDENYMPPEAAEALAKAKASGAQQSKSLVVPQGRKDSL encoded by the coding sequence ATGAAACCGCGGCATAAACGCTTCGCCTTTATCGGGCTGGGGCTGCTGGTCTTGGGCGTGGCGACTGTACTGATCTTGAACGCATTTCAGAGCAACCTCGTGTTCTTTTTCACGCCCACGCAAGTCGTCGGCGGTGAAGCGCCGAAAGGGCGCAGTTTCCGGATCGGCGGGATGGTTGAAGACGGGAGCCTCGTCCGCGACAACGACGGCCTCACGGTCCATTTCATCGTCACTGACACGGCGAAGCGCGTGCCCGTCACCTACAAAGGGATTTTGCCGGACCTCTTCAAGGAAGGGAAGGGTGCGGTGGCGCAGGGGCAGTTGGTCGCCGACGGTACCTTCGTCGCCAGTGAAGTCCTGGCGAAACACGATGAAAATTACATGCCTCCGGAAGCGGCGGAAGCGCTGGCGAAGGCGAAGGCCTCCGGGGCGCAGCAAAGCAAGTCACTCGTTGTTCCTCAAGGTAGGAAAGATTCGCTATGA
- the ccmD gene encoding heme exporter protein CcmD encodes MQWGSASEFFAMGGYGLYVWTSFIATALCMVWEVLALWRRRAAARAEQRAMLLGGTDETAA; translated from the coding sequence ATGCAGTGGGGAAGCGCGTCGGAATTCTTTGCGATGGGCGGTTATGGGCTCTACGTATGGACGTCGTTCATCGCCACGGCATTGTGTATGGTGTGGGAAGTCCTAGCCCTGTGGCGGCGACGGGCTGCTGCGCGGGCTGAACAGCGCGCGATGTTGTTAGGAGGCACCGATGAAACCGCGGCATAA
- the ccsA gene encoding cytochrome c biogenesis protein CcsA yields the protein MSTGINWLKYSSPQAFYPLAGRLIPWFACVAVALMGIGLYLGFFVAPTDFQQGDSYRIIFVHVPAAWMSMFLYVVMAVWAGIGLGLNARLSFMMAQAIAPTGAMFTFLALLTGAMWGKPTWGAWWVWDARLTSELILLFQYAGVMLLRTSIDDLRRADRSSAVFALVGVVNVPIIYFSVQWWNTLHQGASVSMSTGSKMAATMLMAMLIMTMAFWLYSIAVILSRARCIVVERESQPVWEEKPAVIQNAVEAR from the coding sequence ATGAGTACGGGCATCAACTGGCTGAAGTATTCGTCACCGCAGGCTTTTTATCCCCTGGCCGGCCGTCTCATTCCATGGTTCGCGTGCGTGGCGGTTGCCCTGATGGGCATCGGTCTCTACCTGGGATTCTTCGTCGCCCCGACCGATTTTCAGCAGGGCGATTCGTATCGGATCATCTTCGTCCATGTCCCCGCCGCCTGGATGTCCATGTTTCTGTATGTCGTCATGGCGGTGTGGGCCGGTATCGGGCTTGGGCTCAATGCACGTCTTTCCTTCATGATGGCTCAGGCGATCGCTCCCACGGGGGCGATGTTTACGTTTTTGGCATTGCTGACCGGGGCGATGTGGGGCAAGCCGACGTGGGGAGCCTGGTGGGTGTGGGATGCCAGGCTGACCTCGGAACTGATCCTCTTGTTCCAGTACGCGGGAGTGATGCTCCTACGGACCTCGATCGATGATCTGCGCCGTGCGGACCGTTCAAGCGCGGTGTTCGCGCTGGTCGGGGTCGTCAATGTTCCGATCATCTATTTTTCCGTCCAGTGGTGGAATACCTTGCATCAAGGCGCATCGGTCAGCATGTCCACCGGGTCGAAAATGGCCGCAACTATGCTGATGGCAATGCTGATCATGACCATGGCGTTTTGGCTGTACAGCATCGCGGTGATCCTCTCGCGGGCTCGATGTATCGTGGTCGAGCGGGAATCCCAACCCGTGTGGGAAGAAAAACCGGCCGTGATCCAGAACGCGGTGGAGGCTCGCTGA
- the ccmB gene encoding heme exporter protein CcmB, with protein sequence MKRSSMWEAVGGVVRRDLLLAMRRRSDAAMSVFFLVIVVSLFPLGVGPEPAVLRTIGAGVLWVAALLACLLSLGRVFTADYLDGALEQMLLVPQPLAVLVAGKVLAHWLISGLPVVLLSPLLGLQFGLSGEALGVLVMSLLLGTPTLSMIGAIGAALVLGVRGSGLLVALLVLPLYVPVLIFGAGAVTSSMAGIGGEANLSLLGACLVLSLFLAPWATAAALRIALE encoded by the coding sequence ATGAAGCGCTCCAGCATGTGGGAGGCTGTCGGCGGAGTCGTCCGGCGGGATCTGCTTCTGGCCATGCGCCGACGTTCGGACGCGGCGATGTCGGTCTTTTTCTTGGTCATTGTGGTCAGCCTGTTCCCATTAGGTGTCGGGCCGGAACCGGCGGTTCTGAGGACGATCGGTGCCGGCGTATTATGGGTGGCGGCCTTGTTGGCCTGCCTCTTGTCGTTAGGACGGGTGTTTACTGCGGATTACTTAGACGGCGCCCTTGAACAGATGCTCCTCGTGCCCCAGCCTCTGGCGGTCTTGGTGGCAGGAAAGGTCCTTGCGCATTGGCTGATCTCCGGCCTGCCCGTGGTGCTGCTTTCACCGCTCCTCGGTCTTCAGTTCGGCTTGAGCGGGGAAGCCTTGGGAGTTCTCGTGATGTCGCTCTTGCTTGGGACGCCCACGTTGAGTATGATTGGTGCGATCGGCGCCGCGTTGGTGCTTGGCGTGCGGGGGAGTGGTCTACTGGTTGCCCTCCTGGTGCTTCCACTCTACGTTCCAGTGTTGATTTTTGGGGCCGGCGCCGTCACCAGCAGCATGGCCGGTATCGGCGGCGAAGCAAATCTCTCGCTACTCGGGGCCTGTCTGGTGTTGTCCCTCTTTTTGGCACCCTGGGCCACGGCGGCAGCCTTGCGCATTGCGTTGGAGTAA
- the ccmA gene encoding cytochrome c biogenesis heme-transporting ATPase CcmA, giving the protein MLQAVALGCSRGSRRLFSDLNVKVEPGTLLAVVGENGSGKTSLLRIFSSLLPPEQGAILWEGQDIHQLKELYSGQLTYIGHLNGIKDDLTPLENLTSSMSLAGEPCAAAKAQEALESIGLKRQIHSLPSKVLSQGQKRRVALARLWLSTRPLWLLDEPFTSLDTAATSVVTQRLHAHLQRGGLAVVVTHQEVALPAETVQRLRLTG; this is encoded by the coding sequence ATGTTACAAGCTGTTGCACTTGGTTGCAGTCGAGGATCGCGCCGGCTTTTTTCCGACCTCAACGTCAAAGTCGAGCCTGGGACCCTACTGGCCGTGGTGGGTGAGAACGGCAGCGGGAAAACCAGTCTGCTCCGTATCTTCTCCAGTTTATTGCCGCCCGAGCAAGGCGCGATCCTCTGGGAAGGGCAGGACATCCATCAGCTGAAAGAATTGTATTCTGGCCAACTGACCTATATCGGGCATCTCAATGGCATCAAGGACGATCTCACGCCGCTTGAAAATTTGACGAGTTCCATGTCGCTGGCTGGTGAACCATGTGCAGCTGCCAAAGCACAGGAAGCCTTGGAGTCGATCGGTCTGAAGCGACAGATTCATTCCTTGCCGTCTAAAGTGCTTTCGCAAGGACAGAAGCGCCGGGTTGCTCTGGCGAGGCTCTGGTTATCCACGCGACCGTTATGGCTGCTGGATGAGCCCTTCACCTCGCTCGATACAGCGGCAACGAGTGTCGTGACACAACGTTTGCATGCCCACCTGCAACGAGGCGGGCTGGCGGTCGTGGTGACGCACCAAGAGGTCGCGCTGCCGGCCGAAACGGTGCAACGACTGAGGCTGACCGGATGA